The following proteins are encoded in a genomic region of Brachypodium distachyon strain Bd21 chromosome 1, Brachypodium_distachyon_v3.0, whole genome shotgun sequence:
- the LOC100838721 gene encoding uncharacterized protein LOC100838721: MEKQGGVVSSMDASVQDVWDWEVLPDEHRSFYVETKPAAAASHGHGADDELLLGVQVPDQETEEPILDPGADAGHVGDECKDIGVDVAAVETRSAAQEQEEANMVPALTDSGAVTEPLASDAKEGVDDAEEEEMKKKGRARPDCVVFSVGKLRVNGIGALCSFGVAAATVGVFLAGGRLQHQQKIQQQQQKIQLQFLGDDKRIQQVVQQTSRLNQAVSSMMGAGASTRAKISFGGFYDGF, encoded by the exons ATGGAGAAGCAGGGAGGTGTTGTTTCGTCCATGGATGCAAGCGTCCAGGACGTGTGGGACTGGGAGGTGCTCCCTGACGAACATAGGAGCTTCTACGTGGAGACCaagccggctgctgctgcgtccCATGGccacggcgccgacgacgagctTCTTCTCGGCG TTCAAGTTCCAGATCAGGAAACAGAGGAACCGATCCTGGATCCTGGAGCCGACGCCGGTCATGTCGGCGACGAGTGCAAGGACATCGGCGTCGACGTGGCGGCGGTCGAGACCAGATCAGCAGCCcaggagcaggaagaagcCAATATGGTGCCGGCTTTGACGGACAGTGGAGCTGTTACAGAGCCGCTGGCCTCTGACGCTAAGGAGGGCGTCGACgatgcagaggaggaagagatgaagaagaagggcaggGCGCGGCCGGACTGCGTGGTGTTCAGCGTGGGGAAGCTGCGGGTGAACGGGATCGGCGCGCTGTGCTCCTTCGGGGTCGCGGCGGCCACCGTCGGcgtcttcctcgccggcggccggctgcagcaccagcagaagatccagcagcagcaacagaagATCCAGCTGCAGTTCCTGGGCGACGATAAG AGGATACAACAGGTTGTGCAGCAGACATCAAGGCTGAACCAGGCCGTGTCATCCATGATGGGGGCAGGCGCTTCCACCAGGGCCAAGATCTCCTTCGGTGGCTTCTACGACGGCTTCTGA
- the LOC112270121 gene encoding uncharacterized protein LOC112270121, translating to MGWLHSLFSPIRRLWVRAHSRRRNRRGMHILYKDVQSCQDEDVQVLWSIFIDSHRHPALMKLKL from the exons ATGGGGTGGCTCCACTCCCTCTTCTCCCCCATCAGGAGGCTCTGGGTTCGCGCGCATTCCAGGCGTCGAAACC GGAGGGGAATGCACATCCTCTACAAGGATGTTCAGTCCTGCCAGGACGAGGATGTGCAGGTCCTGTGGTCTATCTTCATCGACTCACACCGCCACCCAGCTCTCATGAAGCTCAAGCTCTGA
- the LOC100843318 gene encoding ethylene-responsive transcription factor RAP2-11: MELQFQQQQRQAECQAKGRRRSSSKCKFVGVRQRPSGRWVAEIKDTTAHKIRVWLGTFETAEDAARAYDEAACLLRGSNTRTNFAAAVSPSPLTSRIRTLLTHKKLKKHTAPPQLSMAHGYGHAGPIVADAAGSSTSSSSSISFPMSSSNQQQRVADKSYMAYQLIDRFDQQPWTAALGASVSPVAAGDAHGPVIPADVMRMGKKEDSGSASASPGAAMSGVVQEQDRGFDIGSDPCGSLWDLPPICQLSCRSLMY; the protein is encoded by the coding sequence ATGGAGCTCCAgttccagcagcagcagcggcaggcgGAATGCCAGGCGaaagggagaaggaggagtAGCAGCAAGTGCAAGTTCGTGGGGGTTCGGCAGAGGCCGTCGGGGAGGTGGGTGGCGGAGATCAAGGACACGACGGCGCACAAGATCCGGGTGTGGCTGGGCACCTTCGAGACCGCCGaggacgccgcgcgcgcctACGACGAGGCCGCCTGCCTCCTCAGGGGCTCCAACACCCGCACCaacttcgccgccgccgtctccccgTCGCCGCTCACGTCCAGGATCCGCACCCTTCTAACCCACAAGAAGCTCAAGAAGcacaccgcgccgccgcagttGTCGATGGCGCACGGGTACGGCCATGCCGGCCCCATTGTCGCAGACGCCGCTGGCAGCagcacgagctcgagctcgagcaTCAGCTTCCCCATGAGCTCTAGTAACCAGCAGCAGCGTGTAGCCGACAAATCTTACATGGCGTACCAGCTGATCGACCGCTTCGATCAACAGCCATGGACGGCAGCGCTCGGCGCCTCGGTCtcgccggtcgccgccggcgatgcTCATGGCCCAGTGATCCCTGCAGATGTGATGAGGATGGGAAAGAAAGAGGACTCTGGTTCTGCGTCTGCGTCGCCCGGTGCTGCCATGAGCGGGGTCGTCCAGGAGCAGGACCGCGGCTTCGACATCGGGAGCGATCCCTGCGGCTCCCTCTGGGATCTGCCGCCGATCTGTCAGTTGTCATGCAGGTCGCTCATGTACTAG
- the LOC100838117 gene encoding uncharacterized protein LOC100838117, which produces MKDFSCFGESSVQIGDAASSSSSSLSATHGGNGGRKGAGQNQVSCLYQARLSGQACVISVTWSKGLSVSVDDACGKCLCKADAKPWLFSKKKGSKSLAAGDGKIGIFWDLSGAKFGPGPEPLEGFYVAVMFNREMVLLLGDMKKDAYRKMGGAVRPALSTLFLARKEHIHGKKLYCAKAQFCDNGRCHDIVIECDSIGLKDPCLEIRIDKKPVMQVKRLAWKFRGNQTIIVDGLPVEVFWDVHSWLFSSTTSNAVFMFQTCPDPDMSMPWNPWMYSHIFRESQLQGLSFSLILYAWKIE; this is translated from the coding sequence ATGAAGGACTTTTCCTGCTTTGGGGAGAGCAGCGTCCAGATTGGAGACGCggcgtcgtcttcttcgtcgtcgctGAGCGCCACTCACGGCGGTAACGGCGGTAGAAAGGGCGCAGGGCAGAACCAGGTTAGCTGCCTCTACCAGGCGCGGCTCTCTGGCCAGGCCTGTGTGATCTCTGTGACCTGGAGCAAAGGCCTCAGCGTCTCCGTCGACGACGCGTGTGGAAAGTGCCTTTGCAAGGCCGACGCCAAGCCGTGGCTCTTCTCCAAGAAGAAGGGGTCCAAGAGCCTCGCTGCGGGCGATGGCAAGATTGGAATATTCTGGGACCTGTCCGGTGCCAAGTTCGGCCCTGGGCCAGAGCCACTGGAAGGGTTCTATGTCGCCGTCATGTTCAACCGTGAGATGGTTCTTTTGCTCGGTGACATGAAGAAGGACGCTTACAGGAAGATGGGTGGTGCCGTCAGGCCTGCGCTCAGTACATTGTTCTTGGCAAGGAAGGAGCACATTCATGGCAAAAAGCTTTACTGTGCCAAGGCTCAGTTCTGTGACAATGGCCGGTGCCATGACATTGTCATAGAGTGTGATTCCATTGGGCTTAAGGACCCTTGCCTTGAAATCCGCATCGATAAGAAGCCGGTCATGCAGGTGAAGCGGCTGGCATGGAAGTTTCGAGGGAACCAGACGATTATCGTGGATGGGTTACCTGTGGAGGTATTTTGGGATGTCCATAGTTGGCTCTTCAGCTCGACAACCAGCAATGCAGTGTTCATGTTCCAGACATGCCCAGATCCTGACATGTCCATGCCCTGGAATCCCTGGATGTACTCGCATATTTTTAGGGAGTCTCAGTTGCAAGGTCTTAGTTTCTCCTTGATCCTATATGCATGGAAGATTGAGTAG